In the Streptomyces sp. f51 genome, one interval contains:
- a CDS encoding ATP-binding cassette domain-containing protein, whose translation MVHVSATPVLALRGVSKRFGAVQALTDVELEVHAGEVVALVGDNGAGKSTLVKTIAGVHPIDEGVIEWDGQAVSINKPHDAQGLGVATVYQDLALCDNLDVVGNLYLGRELLHRGVLDEVTMEQKARELLSTLSIRIPSVRIPIASLSGGQRQVVAIARALIGDPKVVILDEPTAALGVEQTAQVLDLVERLRERGLGVILISHNMADVKAVADTVAVLRLGKNNGSFSVKDTSHEEIIAAITGATENAVTRRAGRRSTEAAK comes from the coding sequence ATGGTTCACGTGTCCGCTACGCCCGTGCTGGCGTTGCGCGGAGTCTCAAAGCGATTCGGTGCGGTTCAGGCTCTCACCGATGTCGAGCTCGAGGTTCACGCCGGAGAAGTGGTCGCCCTGGTGGGCGACAACGGTGCAGGAAAGTCCACGCTGGTCAAGACGATCGCGGGCGTTCACCCCATCGATGAGGGCGTCATCGAGTGGGACGGCCAGGCGGTCAGCATCAACAAGCCGCACGACGCCCAGGGACTCGGCGTCGCGACGGTCTACCAGGACCTCGCGCTGTGCGACAACCTCGATGTCGTCGGCAACCTCTACCTCGGTCGGGAGCTGCTGCACCGCGGCGTCCTCGACGAGGTGACCATGGAGCAGAAGGCGCGCGAGCTGCTGAGCACGCTCTCCATCCGCATCCCGAGCGTGCGCATCCCGATCGCGAGCCTTTCCGGCGGTCAGCGCCAGGTCGTGGCCATCGCCCGCGCCCTCATCGGTGACCCCAAGGTCGTCATCCTCGACGAGCCGACCGCCGCCCTCGGCGTCGAGCAGACCGCGCAGGTCCTCGACCTGGTCGAGCGGCTGCGCGAGCGCGGTCTCGGCGTCATCCTCATCAGCCACAACATGGCCGATGTGAAGGCCGTCGCGGACACCGTCGCCGTCCTGCGCCTGGGCAAGAACAACGGCTCCTTCTCCGTGAAGGACACCAGCCACGAAGAGATCATCGCCGCGATCACCGGAGCCACGGAAAACGCCGTGACCCGTCGTGCGGGGCGTCGCAGCACGGAGGCCGCAAAGTGA
- a CDS encoding carbohydrate ABC transporter permease, which yields MSAPMTEPAKVDGAAVPQQRSARKAPPRPGDKRTEGLALNVFSHGFLALWAILIILPLLWLILSSFKTDAQIGGSALSWPSNWQLDVFGRAWNKGIGDYFANTLIVLVFSVPLTMLLGAMAAYVLARYEFPGNRIVYFFFVGGAMFPVFLALVPLFFMVKRLDMLNTYQGLVLVYVAYSLPFTVFFMHAFFRTLPTAVFEAAVLDGASHTRAFFQVMLPMAKPGLLSVGIFNVLGQWNQYILPSVLMQPQTSSDPERYVLTQGLIQLQQQQGYATDLPVLFAGVTIAMVPMLIVYLSFQRQVQAGLTSATLK from the coding sequence ATGAGCGCACCCATGACGGAGCCGGCGAAGGTCGACGGCGCCGCGGTACCCCAGCAACGCAGCGCCAGGAAGGCCCCGCCCCGGCCGGGTGACAAGCGCACCGAGGGTCTGGCCCTCAACGTCTTCTCGCACGGCTTCCTCGCCCTGTGGGCGATCCTGATCATCCTGCCGTTGCTCTGGCTGATCCTGAGCTCCTTCAAGACCGACGCGCAGATCGGCGGGTCGGCCCTCAGCTGGCCCTCGAACTGGCAGCTCGACGTCTTCGGCCGGGCCTGGAACAAGGGCATCGGCGACTACTTCGCCAACACCCTGATCGTCCTCGTGTTCTCGGTCCCGCTGACGATGCTGCTCGGCGCGATGGCGGCGTACGTACTGGCCCGCTACGAGTTCCCGGGCAACCGGATCGTGTACTTCTTCTTCGTCGGCGGGGCCATGTTCCCCGTCTTCCTGGCCCTGGTGCCGCTGTTCTTCATGGTCAAGCGCCTCGACATGCTGAACACCTATCAAGGCCTGGTCCTGGTGTACGTGGCCTACTCGCTGCCGTTCACCGTGTTCTTCATGCACGCCTTCTTCAGGACGCTGCCCACGGCGGTCTTCGAGGCGGCGGTGCTCGACGGGGCCTCGCACACCCGGGCGTTCTTCCAGGTCATGCTGCCCATGGCCAAGCCCGGACTGCTCAGCGTCGGCATCTTCAACGTCCTGGGCCAGTGGAACCAGTACATCCTGCCCTCGGTGCTGATGCAGCCGCAGACCAGCTCCGATCCGGAGCGCTACGTCCTGACCCAGGGACTCATCCAGCTCCAGCAGCAGCAGGGGTACGCCACCGACCTGCCCGTCCTGTTCGCCGGCGTGACGATCGCCATGGTCCCCATGCTGATCGTCTACCTGTCCTTCCAGCGCCAGGTCCAGGCGGGTCTCACTTCGGCGACGCTCAAGTAA
- a CDS encoding substrate-binding domain-containing protein has translation MNNTMRRVVIGTAAVSMALSVAACGKAGDKSSSDSSSSSSSSGSKTIGLLLPDSVTARYEKFDHPLFEAKVKELCPDCKVQYANAAGDAAKQAQQVSTMITQGVKVLVISAQDSAAIKSSIQTAVNKGIKVVAYDRLAQGPVSAYVSFDNEKVGELQGQALLTSLGSKATKKSKIVMINGDDADPNAGQFKAGAHKALDGKVDIAYEQSGLWKDTVAAQKMSAAITQLGAKNIAGVYSANDGMAGGIANTLKGAKISGIPLTGQDAELAGIQRLVAGTQSSTVYKAFKPEADAAAQLAVNLLTNKDIKSLANQTLTSGSGDKVPSQLLVPVSVTKANIKDTVIKDGLYQVSDICTADFAKACKAAGLQ, from the coding sequence ATGAACAACACGATGCGCAGAGTCGTCATCGGCACCGCCGCTGTTTCCATGGCCCTCTCGGTGGCCGCCTGTGGCAAGGCCGGCGACAAGAGCTCCAGCGACAGCAGCAGCAGCTCCTCCTCCTCGGGCAGCAAGACCATCGGTCTCCTGCTCCCCGACAGCGTCACCGCTCGCTACGAGAAGTTCGACCACCCGCTCTTCGAGGCCAAGGTCAAGGAGCTGTGCCCGGACTGCAAGGTCCAGTACGCGAACGCGGCCGGCGACGCCGCCAAGCAGGCCCAGCAGGTCAGCACCATGATCACCCAGGGCGTCAAGGTCCTCGTGATCAGCGCCCAGGACTCGGCCGCGATCAAGTCCTCCATCCAGACCGCGGTCAACAAGGGCATCAAGGTCGTCGCGTACGACCGTCTCGCCCAGGGTCCGGTCTCGGCGTACGTCTCCTTCGACAACGAGAAGGTCGGCGAGCTCCAGGGTCAGGCGCTCCTCACCTCGCTCGGCTCGAAGGCCACCAAGAAGTCGAAGATCGTCATGATCAACGGTGACGACGCCGACCCGAACGCCGGTCAGTTCAAGGCGGGTGCCCACAAGGCCCTCGACGGCAAGGTCGACATCGCCTACGAGCAGTCCGGCCTGTGGAAGGACACCGTCGCCGCGCAGAAGATGTCCGCTGCCATCACGCAGCTCGGTGCCAAGAACATCGCGGGCGTCTACTCCGCCAACGACGGCATGGCCGGTGGCATCGCCAACACCCTCAAGGGTGCGAAGATCAGCGGCATCCCGCTGACGGGCCAGGACGCCGAGCTCGCGGGTATCCAGCGCCTCGTCGCCGGCACCCAGTCCTCCACGGTCTACAAGGCCTTCAAGCCGGAGGCGGACGCCGCTGCCCAGCTCGCGGTCAACCTGCTGACCAACAAGGACATCAAGTCCCTCGCCAACCAGACGCTGACCAGCGGCTCCGGCGACAAGGTCCCCTCGCAGCTGCTCGTCCCGGTCTCGGTCACCAAGGCCAACATCAAGGACACGGTGATCAAGGACGGCCTGTACCAGGTCTCCGACATCTGCACCGCGGACTTCGCCAAGGCCTGCAAGGCCGCCGGCCTCCAGTAA
- the dxs gene encoding 1-deoxy-D-xylulose-5-phosphate synthase: MPLLTRITGPRDLDRLSLEQLDQLAGEIRTFLVDAVSKTGGHLGPNLGVVELTIALHRVFESPRDRVLWDTGHQSYVHKLLTGRQDFSRLKMKGGLSGYPAQAESEHDVIENSHASTVLGWADGLAKANEVLGKNDHVVAVIGDGALTGGMAWEALNNIADAKDRPLIIVVNDNERSYAPTIGGLANHLATLRTTDGYERFLARGKDLLERTPVVGKPLYETLHGAKKGLKDFIAPQGMFEDLGLKYVGPIDGHDIEALESALARAKRFGGPVIVHCLTEKGRGYQPALQDEADRFHAVGKIHPDTGLPIASSGADWTSVFGEEMVALGKEREDIVAITAAMLQPVGLDRFAKAFPKRVYDVGIAEQHAAVSAAGLATGGLHPVFAVYATFLNRAFDQVLMDVALHKCGVTFVLDRAGVTGTDGASHNGMWDMSILQVVPGLRLAAPRDADQVRAQLREAVEVKDAPTVVRFSKGAVGPAVPAVGRIGGMDVLREPGTDAPDVLLVSVGALAPMCLEIAALLDRQGISTTVVDPRWVKPVDEAMAPLAEQHRVVVTVEDNSRVGGVGSAVAQALRDAGVDMPLRDFGIPPRFLDHASRAEVMAEIGLTAPDIARQVTGLVSKLDGRFDGTTAQAVDAVQPARD; this comes from the coding sequence GTGCCGCTGCTGACCCGCATCACGGGACCGCGCGATCTGGACCGGCTCAGCCTGGAGCAGCTGGACCAGCTGGCCGGCGAGATCAGGACCTTCCTCGTCGACGCGGTCTCCAAGACCGGCGGCCACCTCGGCCCCAACCTCGGTGTGGTGGAGCTGACCATCGCCCTGCACCGCGTCTTCGAGTCGCCCAGGGACAGGGTGCTGTGGGACACGGGCCACCAGTCCTACGTCCACAAGCTGCTCACCGGCCGCCAGGACTTCTCCCGCCTGAAGATGAAGGGCGGTCTGTCCGGCTACCCCGCGCAGGCCGAGTCCGAGCACGACGTCATCGAGAACTCGCACGCCTCCACGGTCCTCGGCTGGGCCGACGGACTGGCGAAGGCGAACGAGGTCCTCGGCAAAAACGACCACGTGGTCGCCGTCATCGGTGACGGCGCGCTCACCGGCGGTATGGCCTGGGAGGCGCTGAACAACATCGCCGACGCCAAGGACCGGCCGCTGATCATCGTCGTCAACGACAACGAGCGGTCGTACGCGCCGACCATCGGCGGCCTCGCGAACCACCTGGCGACCCTGCGCACCACCGACGGCTACGAGCGCTTCCTGGCCCGGGGCAAGGACCTCCTGGAGCGCACGCCGGTCGTCGGCAAGCCGCTCTACGAGACCCTGCACGGAGCCAAGAAGGGCCTGAAGGACTTCATCGCCCCGCAGGGCATGTTCGAGGACCTCGGCCTGAAGTACGTCGGCCCGATCGACGGCCACGACATCGAGGCACTGGAGTCGGCGCTCGCCCGCGCCAAGCGCTTCGGCGGCCCGGTCATCGTGCACTGCCTCACCGAGAAGGGCCGCGGCTACCAGCCGGCCCTCCAGGACGAGGCCGACCGCTTCCACGCCGTCGGCAAGATCCACCCGGACACGGGCCTGCCGATCGCCTCCTCCGGCGCCGACTGGACCTCCGTCTTCGGCGAGGAGATGGTCGCGCTCGGCAAGGAGCGCGAGGACATCGTCGCGATCACCGCCGCGATGCTCCAGCCTGTCGGCCTCGACCGCTTCGCCAAGGCGTTCCCCAAGCGGGTCTACGACGTCGGCATCGCCGAGCAGCACGCCGCCGTCTCCGCGGCCGGCCTCGCCACCGGCGGACTGCACCCCGTCTTCGCCGTCTACGCGACCTTCCTCAACCGCGCCTTCGACCAGGTCCTGATGGACGTGGCCCTGCACAAGTGCGGCGTCACCTTCGTCCTGGACCGCGCGGGCGTCACCGGCACCGACGGCGCCTCGCACAACGGCATGTGGGACATGTCGATCCTCCAGGTCGTCCCGGGCCTCAGGCTCGCGGCCCCCCGCGACGCCGACCAGGTCCGCGCCCAGCTGCGCGAGGCCGTCGAGGTGAAGGACGCGCCCACCGTGGTGCGCTTCTCCAAGGGCGCGGTCGGTCCGGCCGTCCCCGCGGTGGGCCGGATCGGCGGCATGGACGTCCTGCGGGAGCCCGGCACCGACGCGCCCGACGTGCTGCTCGTCTCCGTCGGCGCGCTGGCCCCGATGTGCCTGGAGATCGCCGCCCTGCTCGACCGGCAGGGCATCTCCACCACCGTCGTCGACCCGCGCTGGGTCAAGCCGGTGGACGAGGCCATGGCGCCGCTCGCCGAGCAGCACCGCGTGGTCGTCACCGTCGAGGACAACTCCCGGGTCGGCGGTGTCGGCTCCGCCGTCGCCCAGGCCCTGCGCGACGCGGGCGTCGACATGCCGCTGCGCGACTTCGGCATCCCGCCGCGCTTCCTCGACCACGCCTCCCGTGCCGAGGTCATGGCCGAGATCGGGCTGACCGCGCCGGACATCGCCCGGCAGGTCACCGGCCTCGTCTCCAAGCTCGACGGCCGCTTCGACGGCACCACGGCCCAGGCGGTCGACGCGGTACAGCCCGCGCGCGACTGA
- a CDS encoding sugar ABC transporter permease, whose translation MSDTSKVSKTEVEQTTVAPASDPTAAPVTVVDPRLLVREEGFKGYITEFKRKIKGGELGSLPVFVGLVVIWTIFQTQNSRFLSADNLSNISYFMSATGMLAIGLVFVLLLGEIDLSVGSVSGLASTVFAVFVVNHSMNPWLALVLTIAVGAAIGALQGWFFAKIGVPAFVVTLAGFLGWSGLMLWLLGSSGTINIPSDSGPVHLLGQSSFFMDQAVVGAYLLAGLAVLSMLVGSFMDQRRRKAAGVPFRPTSEILLRVTALAVAAFVSAAVLNNASGVSNALVIFLISLVIVDFVLRRTTYGRKIFAVGGGIEAARRSGISVSMVRISVFAISGAFAAIGGMFFAGQTASATLNAGGGNTLMLAIAAAVIGGTSLFGGRGNVWSALLGMLVIQSIQTGLDLLNMNTSIQYMITGAVLLGAVVIDSVSRKSQKAAGRA comes from the coding sequence GTGAGCGACACGTCTAAGGTTTCCAAGACGGAGGTCGAGCAGACCACCGTCGCTCCCGCCAGCGACCCCACCGCGGCCCCGGTCACCGTCGTCGACCCGCGTCTGCTGGTCCGCGAAGAGGGCTTCAAGGGCTACATCACCGAGTTCAAGCGCAAGATCAAGGGCGGCGAGCTCGGCTCCCTGCCGGTCTTCGTCGGCCTGGTCGTCATCTGGACGATCTTCCAGACCCAGAACTCCCGGTTCCTGAGCGCCGACAACCTGTCGAACATCAGCTACTTCATGTCGGCCACCGGCATGCTGGCCATCGGCCTGGTGTTCGTCCTGCTGCTCGGTGAGATCGACCTCTCCGTCGGCTCGGTCAGCGGCCTCGCCTCCACGGTCTTCGCCGTGTTCGTGGTCAACCACAGCATGAACCCCTGGCTGGCCCTGGTCCTGACCATCGCCGTCGGTGCCGCCATCGGCGCGCTCCAGGGCTGGTTCTTCGCCAAGATCGGCGTTCCCGCGTTCGTCGTGACGCTGGCCGGCTTCCTCGGCTGGAGCGGCCTGATGCTGTGGCTGCTCGGTTCGAGCGGCACCATCAACATCCCGTCCGACAGCGGCCCGGTGCACCTGCTCGGCCAGAGCTCGTTCTTCATGGACCAGGCCGTCGTCGGCGCCTACCTGCTGGCCGGCCTCGCCGTCCTGTCGATGCTCGTGGGTTCGTTCATGGACCAGCGCCGCCGCAAGGCCGCCGGTGTGCCCTTCCGGCCCACCAGCGAGATCCTGCTGCGCGTCACCGCGCTCGCCGTGGCGGCCTTCGTTTCCGCGGCCGTGCTCAACAACGCCTCCGGTGTCTCCAACGCCCTGGTGATCTTCCTGATCTCCCTGGTGATCGTCGACTTCGTGCTGCGCCGCACCACCTACGGCCGCAAGATCTTCGCGGTCGGCGGTGGCATCGAGGCGGCTCGCCGCTCCGGTATCAGCGTCTCCATGGTCCGCATCAGCGTCTTCGCCATCTCGGGCGCCTTCGCTGCCATCGGCGGTATGTTCTTCGCCGGACAGACCGCGAGCGCCACGCTGAACGCCGGCGGCGGCAACACCCTGATGCTCGCCATCGCGGCGGCCGTCATCGGTGGTACGAGCCTCTTCGGTGGCCGCGGAAACGTTTGGTCGGCCCTCCTGGGCATGCTGGTCATCCAGTCGATCCAGACCGGTCTCGACCTGCTCAACATGAACACCTCCATCCAGTACATGATCACTGGTGCGGTGCTCCTGGGCGCGGTCGTGATCGACTCCGTCTCGCGCAAGAGCCAGAAGGCCGCGGGCCGCGCGTAA
- a CDS encoding ROK family transcriptional regulator, which translates to METPGSQSSLHRANLERVVRAVRLAGSLTQAEIARATGLSAATVSNIVRELKDGGTVEVTPTSAGGRRARSVSLSGDAGIVIGVDFGHTHLRVAVGNLAHQVLAEESEPLDVDASAAQGFDRAEELVSRLIDATGVDRSKIAGVGLGVPGPIDVESGTLGSTSILPGWTGARPAEELRGRLGVPVHVDNDANLGALGEMVWGSGRGVRDLAYIKVASGVGAGLVIEGKIYRGPGGTAGEIGHITLDESGPVCRCGNRGCLETFAAARYVLPLLQSSHGTDLTMEGVVRLARDGDPGCRRVIADVGRHIGSGVANLCNLLNPSRVVLGGDLAEAGELVLGPIRESVGRYAIPSAARQLSVLPGALGGRAEVLGALALALSEMGDSTLLDGSLTSAAPAFT; encoded by the coding sequence ATGGAGACTCCGGGGTCGCAGTCTTCGCTGCACCGAGCCAATCTGGAGCGCGTCGTGCGAGCGGTGCGGCTGGCCGGCTCGCTCACGCAGGCGGAGATCGCGAGGGCGACGGGCCTGTCGGCCGCGACCGTTTCCAATATCGTCCGTGAACTCAAGGACGGGGGAACGGTCGAGGTCACGCCCACTTCGGCCGGCGGTCGCAGGGCACGCAGCGTGTCCTTGAGCGGGGACGCCGGCATTGTCATCGGCGTCGACTTCGGGCACACCCATCTGCGTGTGGCGGTCGGGAATCTGGCCCATCAGGTGCTGGCCGAGGAGTCCGAGCCGCTGGACGTCGACGCCTCCGCCGCGCAGGGCTTCGACCGGGCCGAGGAACTGGTCAGCCGCCTGATCGACGCGACAGGTGTCGACCGTTCCAAGATCGCGGGCGTGGGGCTCGGTGTACCGGGCCCCATCGACGTGGAATCGGGCACCCTCGGGTCCACCTCGATCCTGCCGGGCTGGACCGGCGCCAGGCCCGCCGAGGAGCTGCGGGGGCGGCTCGGCGTGCCCGTCCACGTGGACAACGACGCGAATCTGGGCGCGCTCGGCGAGATGGTCTGGGGCAGTGGCCGAGGGGTCAGGGATCTCGCGTACATCAAGGTCGCCAGCGGTGTCGGCGCGGGCCTGGTGATAGAGGGCAAGATCTACCGCGGCCCGGGTGGTACAGCGGGCGAAATCGGACATATTACACTGGACGAATCCGGCCCCGTCTGCCGGTGCGGCAACCGCGGCTGCCTGGAGACGTTCGCGGCGGCGCGCTATGTGCTGCCGCTGCTCCAGTCCAGTCACGGCACCGATCTGACCATGGAAGGCGTGGTCAGGCTGGCGCGGGACGGAGATCCGGGCTGCCGTCGCGTGATCGCCGACGTCGGCCGACATATCGGCAGTGGAGTCGCGAATCTGTGCAACCTGCTGAACCCGAGCAGGGTGGTCCTCGGCGGCGATCTCGCCGAGGCCGGGGAGCTCGTCCTGGGGCCCATCAGGGAGTCCGTGGGCCGCTACGCGATCCCCAGTGCCGCACGTCAACTCTCGGTGCTCCCAGGGGCACTTGGCGGCCGTGCGGAGGTGCTCGGGGCGCTCGCTCTCGCGCTCAGCGAGATGGGTGATTCGACCCTTTTGGACGGGTCGCTGACGTCCGCTGCGCCTGCCTTCACTTAG